From a region of the Castanea sativa cultivar Marrone di Chiusa Pesio chromosome 10, ASM4071231v1 genome:
- the LOC142613707 gene encoding folate synthesis bifunctional protein, mitochondrial-like produces the protein MNILKQLVLTKHRFSGLTRHCRALRSSYLHSSTDASIEVHSPEQEVVIALGSNVGDRLDNFNNALELMNKSGINITRHACLYETAPAYVTDQPNFLNSAVRAVTKLGPHELLGVLKQIEKDMGRFGGIRYGPRPIDLDILFYGKFKVHSDILTIPHERIWERPFVMAPLMDLLGSSADCDTATCWHSFSLLSGGLLEVWEKMGGESLIGKEGMKRVLPIKSGLWDWSQRTSVMGILNVTPDSFSDGGKFVSVEAAVTQARLMISEGADMIDIGAQSTRPMASRISAEEELDRLMPVLEAVAGMPEAEGKLISVDSFYSKVASEAVSKGAHLVNDVSAGQLDSNMLRVVAGLRVPYIAMHMRGEPHTMQNSENVQYDDVCKQVASEIYSRVKDVELSGIPAWRVIIDPGIGFSKKTEHDLDILVGLPNIRAEIARKSFGVSHAPMLIGPSRKKFLGHICSRIAADERDPATIACVTAGVLGGANIVRVHNVRDNADSVKVCDAMLKQRSTKNLS, from the exons ATGAATATTTTGAAGCAGCTTGTGCTCACCAAACATCGCTTCAGTGGTTTAACCAGGCATTGTAGAG CACTGCGTTCTTCCTACCTCCATTCATCCACAGATGCCTCAATTGAAGTTCATTCTCCAGAGCAGGAGGTAGTGATTGCTTTGGGGAGCAATGTGGGAGATAGACTAGATAATTTTAATAATGCCTTGGAGTTGATGAACAAATCAGGCATAAATATTACAAGACATGCTTGTTTGTATGAAACAGCTCCGGCATATGTGACTGATCAGCCTAACTTTCTCAATTCTGCGGTCAGAGCCGTTACTAAACTCGGCCCACATGAATTACTGGGAGTGCTCAAGCAAATTGAAAAGGACATGGGTCGTTTCGGTGGTATAAGGTATGGTCCAAGGCCAATTGACTTGGATATATTGTTCTATGGAAAGTTCAAGGTCCACTCTGATATTCTTACCATACCCCATGAAAGAATTTGGGAGAGACCATTTGTAATGGCCCCTCTAATGGATTTATTGGGATCATCTGCTGATTGTGATACAGCTACTTGTTGGCATTCCTTTTCACTGCTATCGGGTGGACTTTTAGAGGTTTGGGAGAAAATGGGTGGTGAATCCCTTATTGGAAAGGAAGGCATGAAAAGGGTTTTACCCATTAAAAGTGGTTTATGGGACTGGTCACAGAGAACCTCTGTCATGGGTATCCTTAATGTGACCCCAGATAGTTTTAGTGATGGAGGAAAGTTTGTCTCTGTGGAGGCTGCAGTTACTCAGGCTCGCTTGATGATTTCTGAAGGGGCTGATATGATCGATATTGGTGCTCAATCTACACGGCCAATGGCCTCTAGGATATCCGCTGAAGAAGAATTAGATAGACTAATGCCTGTTTTAGAAGCTGTTGCAGGGATGCCGGAGGCAGAGGGAAAGCTCATATCAGTTGATTCTTTCTATTCAAAAGTTGCTTCTGAAGCAGTTAGCAAAGGGGCTCATCTTGTAAATGATGTATCTGCTGGGCAATTAGATTCTAACATGCTTAGGGTGGTTGCTGGCCTTAGGGTTCCATATATTGCAATGCACATGAGAGGGGAACCGCATACAATGCAAAATAGTGAAAACGTGCAGTATGATGATGTTTGTAAGCAGGTAGCATCTGAAATATACTCGAGGGTTAAGGATGTAGAATTATCAGGTATCCCAGCTTGGAGGGTAATTATTGACCCTGGAATTGGATTCTCAAAGAAAACTGAACATGATTTGGACATCCTAGTGGGATTACCAAACATTCGTGCCGAGATTGCAAGGAAAAGTTTTGGTGTCTCTCATGCTCCCATGCTGATTGGACCCTCTAGAAAGAAATTTTTAGGTCACATTTGCTCTCGAATTGCTGCAGATGAGAGAGATCCTGCCACgattgcttgtgtcactgcCGGTGTTTTGGGTGGAGCAAATATTGTACGAGTACATAATGTAAGAGACAACGCAGACTCTGTAAAGGTCTGTGATGCAATGCTGAAACAGAGGAGCACAAAAAATCTCTCTTGA